From the Desulfovibrio sp. UIB00 genome, one window contains:
- a CDS encoding efflux transporter outer membrane subunit, whose product MSASGKAPGIMLKTPALVLMLAMLLSACSLAPHYDRPEQEMPKQWRAVDMGSVPLHTDWWNRFNDPVLSELVEEALKNNQDLAESMAKIESAAAQVGVGTAALMPVINGTGSAAAQGASEKAANTVPFDQSKLSRSTTAYQGALSASWELDFWGKIRNQYTMLSDILMNTVIGHEALRLSVAGQTAQGYFALLAQDMQLDTARRTLKSREESFRIYTARYKQGDITELDWQRARAEVETARAQVHTSTVAVDKAEAGLAVLLGRSPRDIMDRAMKRGQGIHMLPAPPVLPAGLPSDLLERRPDVRAAEFSIMAYNANIGVARAQFFPSISLTGMLGSLSASMGNLFTGPAGTWSYGASGTVPLLDFGRNWYNLKDAEAQKKAAIAVYRKTVQSAFEDIRTSLTSQREADHIVRSMQVQVESLRRAVQIASLQYDNGYTDYLTVLDAERQLFAAELQLATSLRDRLDSVVSVCMALGGGWQDPGTSPSFPVVNTEKLLQEQAGGRASAPAAKSE is encoded by the coding sequence ATGAGCGCTTCCGGCAAGGCCCCGGGCATAATGCTCAAGACACCTGCATTGGTGCTGATGCTGGCCATGCTGCTTTCGGCATGCTCTCTTGCTCCGCACTATGACAGGCCGGAGCAGGAAATGCCCAAGCAGTGGCGGGCAGTGGATATGGGCTCAGTGCCCCTGCATACCGACTGGTGGAACAGGTTTAACGACCCTGTGCTGTCAGAACTGGTTGAAGAAGCGCTGAAGAACAATCAGGATCTGGCTGAATCCATGGCCAAGATCGAATCTGCCGCCGCTCAGGTTGGCGTAGGGACTGCCGCATTGATGCCCGTCATCAACGGTACCGGTTCCGCCGCCGCTCAGGGCGCATCTGAAAAGGCCGCCAACACGGTGCCTTTTGACCAGAGCAAGTTGTCGCGTTCTACCACAGCCTACCAGGGCGCGCTGAGCGCCTCCTGGGAACTGGATTTCTGGGGCAAGATCCGCAACCAGTACACCATGCTCAGCGATATCTTGATGAACACGGTCATTGGGCACGAAGCTCTGCGCCTCTCGGTGGCAGGGCAGACGGCTCAGGGCTACTTTGCCCTGCTGGCGCAGGACATGCAGCTTGATACGGCCCGCCGCACCCTGAAATCGCGTGAAGAATCCTTCCGGATTTATACCGCCCGCTACAAACAGGGTGATATAACCGAGCTTGACTGGCAGCGCGCCCGTGCAGAGGTGGAAACTGCCCGCGCCCAGGTGCACACCAGCACCGTGGCTGTGGACAAGGCCGAGGCCGGTCTGGCCGTGCTGCTTGGCCGTTCCCCCCGCGATATAATGGATCGGGCCATGAAACGCGGACAAGGCATCCACATGCTGCCCGCGCCGCCTGTGCTGCCCGCTGGCCTGCCCTCTGACCTTCTGGAGCGGCGGCCTGACGTGCGCGCTGCAGAATTCAGCATCATGGCCTACAATGCCAATATCGGCGTTGCCCGCGCGCAGTTCTTCCCCTCCATTTCCCTCACGGGCATGCTGGGTTCCCTGAGCGCTTCCATGGGTAACCTCTTTACCGGCCCCGCTGGTACATGGAGCTATGGCGCAAGCGGCACTGTGCCCTTGCTGGATTTTGGCCGCAACTGGTATAACCTCAAGGATGCCGAAGCCCAGAAAAAGGCAGCCATCGCCGTGTATCGTAAAACCGTGCAGTCTGCCTTTGAAGACATCCGCACGTCGCTTACCTCGCAGCGCGAGGCCGACCATATCGTGCGCAGCATGCAGGTGCAGGTTGAAAGCCTGCGGCGTGCCGTGCAGATCGCCAGTCTGCAATACGACAACGGCTATACGGACTACCTGACGGTGCTGGACGCCGAGCGTCAGCTTTTTGCTGCCGAGTTGCAGTTGGCAACATCGTTGCGCGACAGGCTTGATAGCGTGGTCAGCGTGTGCATGGCCCTTGGCGGCGGCTGGCAAGACCCCGGCACAAGCCCCAGCTTCCCTGTGGTGAACACAGAAAAGCTGTTGCAGGAACAGGCTGGCGGGCGGGCAAGCGCGCCTGCGGCTAAATCCGAATAA
- a CDS encoding flagellar basal body-associated FliL family protein, whose protein sequence is MAEKQDLKDAPVKDELQVAVSQDTSLRKVELDLDDAPFLVEQAPPPPAKTEEAPLQVAEEGAEQPKKKKKLLIIAAAAGLLVLLVAGAAIWWFVLRTPPPPAQEPIKPEVIVVPSAKTPTAQPDSVKELAPFVIPRQTATGARFLICKFSTVSQSPRVGMEIDHKLIPLRDALYYYLSSKSDEFLLNPANTATIKKDLSGVLNDYLTQGRIDDILFESYLNE, encoded by the coding sequence GTGGCTGAAAAGCAGGATTTGAAAGACGCCCCCGTCAAGGATGAACTTCAGGTTGCGGTCAGCCAGGATACAAGCCTGCGCAAGGTCGAACTTGATCTTGACGATGCCCCGTTCCTTGTGGAACAGGCGCCTCCTCCCCCGGCCAAAACAGAGGAAGCCCCTCTTCAGGTAGCCGAAGAAGGGGCCGAACAACCCAAGAAGAAAAAAAAGCTGCTGATCATTGCTGCCGCTGCTGGCCTGCTCGTGCTGCTGGTGGCAGGCGCTGCAATCTGGTGGTTTGTACTGCGCACTCCCCCGCCGCCGGCTCAAGAGCCAATCAAGCCAGAGGTGATCGTAGTGCCTTCTGCAAAAACGCCTACGGCCCAGCCTGACAGCGTCAAAGAACTGGCGCCCTTTGTTATCCCCCGGCAAACAGCCACCGGCGCGCGCTTTTTAATTTGCAAATTTTCAACAGTCAGTCAAAGCCCCAGAGTGGGCATGGAGATTGACCACAAGCTCATTCCCCTACGCGATGCCCTGTATTATTACCTAAGCAGCAAGTCGGACGAGTTTTTGCTGAATCCAGCCAATACGGCCACCATTAAGAAAGACCTCAGCGGCGTGCTGAACGATTACCTGACGCAGGGTCGCATTGATGACATTTTGTTTGAAAGCTACCTGAACGAATAG
- a CDS encoding chemotaxis response regulator CheY: MPYNPNMRVLVVDDFSTMRRIVRNILRQLGFQNVVEADDGTSAWEVLNREKIDFIVSDWNMPQMTGIDLLRKVRSSEQFANIPFLMVTAEAQQENIIEAVQAKVSNYIVKPFTADTMKQKIDKIFP, encoded by the coding sequence ATGCCTTACAATCCGAATATGCGAGTTCTTGTGGTTGACGATTTTTCCACCATGCGCCGTATTGTGCGCAACATTCTGCGCCAGCTTGGTTTTCAGAACGTGGTGGAAGCCGATGACGGCACCTCGGCATGGGAAGTTCTGAACCGCGAAAAGATCGACTTTATCGTTTCTGACTGGAACATGCCCCAGATGACAGGCATTGACCTGCTCCGCAAGGTTCGCTCAAGCGAGCAGTTTGCCAACATCCCCTTTCTGATGGTTACTGCTGAAGCCCAGCAGGAAAACATCATTGAAGCGGTACAGGCCAAAGTTTCCAACTATATCGTCAAGCCTTTCACGGCGGACACGATGAAGCAGAAAATCGACAAGATTTTCCCCTAG
- a CDS encoding FliA/WhiG family RNA polymerase sigma factor produces MKTGTAQAQAPCPWEALETGATPWESFSPAEQESVVRHYAPKIRFLALRLKAKLPRSIELGELISSGTLGLMEALGKFRPQLGIRFETYAESRIKGAMLDELRRLDWFPRSLRQRVRVLDEAMRKVEHEQGRQATEDELQKITGLDMRDVRQGLEALQNQLWISLDAIQDTLSGEGPEGGEPFRSTALQELVERVAPLIDRLTPREKLVLSLYYTDELNMRETAEVMGITEGRVSQLHSQALSRLRKEFHNLYGEGTEI; encoded by the coding sequence ATGAAGACCGGCACAGCGCAAGCGCAAGCTCCCTGCCCCTGGGAAGCGCTCGAAACCGGGGCAACCCCTTGGGAGAGCTTTTCACCGGCAGAGCAGGAATCCGTGGTGCGTCACTATGCGCCCAAGATACGCTTTCTCGCTTTGCGGCTCAAAGCCAAGTTGCCACGCAGCATAGAACTGGGGGAGCTGATCAGCTCCGGCACCCTGGGCCTCATGGAAGCCTTGGGCAAGTTCAGGCCGCAGCTCGGCATCCGCTTTGAAACGTATGCCGAAAGCCGCATCAAGGGAGCCATGCTTGATGAATTGCGCCGACTTGACTGGTTTCCCCGGTCCTTGCGTCAGCGTGTGCGGGTGCTTGATGAAGCCATGCGCAAGGTTGAGCACGAGCAAGGCCGACAGGCCACCGAGGACGAGCTGCAAAAGATCACCGGCCTCGACATGCGCGATGTGCGGCAGGGGCTTGAAGCCCTGCAAAACCAGCTCTGGATTTCACTTGACGCCATTCAGGACACGCTCTCGGGCGAAGGCCCCGAAGGCGGAGAACCCTTCCGCAGCACTGCCCTGCAAGAGCTTGTGGAGCGCGTGGCGCCGCTGATCGACCGCTTGACGCCAAGAGAAAAGTTGGTACTCTCGCTGTATTATACTGATGAGTTGAATATGCGTGAAACTGCCGAAGTCATGGGCATCACCGAAGGCAGGGTTTCACAATTACATTCACAGGCCCTGAGCCGCCTTCGCAAGGAATTTCATAATCTTTACGGCGAAGGCACTGAAATATAA
- a CDS encoding MinD/ParA family protein, with protein sequence MSGTFPLVFSVTSGKGGVGKTNISVNLAICLAQLGKQVVLIDADLGLANVDVVLGLTPQKNIFHLFHEGATISDILFPTPYGFSILPASSGMSEMLTLSTGQKLELLEAVDEMEDGLDYLIVDTGAGISDNVLYFNMAAQERLVVLTPEPTSLTDAYALIKVLKNNHGVERFKVCVNMAPDLKTAKDMFVRLHQACDHFLSGVSLELVGVIPRDTGVRKAVVQQLPYCISEPQSPAAKATMSLAKNISAWEAPENLDGNIKFFWKKLLFR encoded by the coding sequence ATGAGCGGCACTTTCCCTCTGGTTTTTTCCGTCACCTCAGGCAAGGGCGGCGTAGGCAAGACCAATATCTCGGTCAACCTCGCCATTTGCCTCGCGCAGCTGGGCAAGCAGGTGGTGCTTATTGACGCCGACCTCGGCCTGGCCAACGTAGACGTGGTGCTTGGTCTGACCCCGCAGAAGAATATTTTTCATCTGTTCCACGAAGGGGCCACCATTTCGGACATACTCTTTCCCACGCCTTACGGCTTTTCCATCCTGCCTGCTTCTTCCGGCATGAGCGAAATGCTCACCCTTTCCACTGGGCAGAAGCTTGAACTGCTTGAAGCCGTAGACGAAATGGAAGACGGGCTTGACTACCTCATCGTGGACACAGGTGCAGGCATCAGCGACAACGTGCTCTATTTCAACATGGCAGCGCAAGAACGCCTGGTAGTGCTTACACCGGAACCGACCTCGCTCACTGACGCCTATGCCCTTATCAAGGTGCTGAAGAACAATCATGGCGTTGAACGCTTCAAGGTGTGCGTCAATATGGCCCCTGACCTCAAGACGGCCAAGGACATGTTTGTACGTCTGCATCAGGCCTGCGACCATTTTCTCAGTGGCGTCTCCCTGGAACTCGTGGGCGTTATCCCGCGCGATACCGGTGTGCGCAAGGCCGTGGTGCAGCAGTTGCCCTATTGCATAAGCGAACCGCAAAGCCCGGCGGCAAAGGCCACCATGTCGCTGGCCAAGAACATCAGCGCATGGGAAGCCCCCGAAAACCTCGACGGCAACATCAAGTTTTTCTGGAAAAAACTGCTGTTCCGCTAG
- a CDS encoding flagellar biosynthesis protein FlhF — protein MQVKTFTGATSQEILARIKAEMGPDAVILGNRTYRKNGAVCHEITAGIERPKTEAAQAAGAPAGWGEWHKEWMHLKDQIFALMKPAIQLERLTPRQRVALEYLQREGVSDSVAVDLYQRLLAEPGASVLECLCGMVPVKAWGAEQWRQRIHLMAGPFGFGKTTTALRFALHLRKHEPEARIAFINADCLRGNGRLILRHWAELSNFTYMEAPDKAAMELALAATREARAVFIDVPGLDRNGNLAHWRADMGLDTVEAATHLTLSPFFDALQTQAFLQRYKFEGPGSLVWTKLDEAVSFGNIVNVACAAGLPVSALSFGAELKESLAPATEPLVWRLIFKRQLPGQAA, from the coding sequence ATGCAGGTAAAGACGTTCACAGGGGCCACATCACAGGAAATTCTGGCCAGAATCAAGGCCGAGATGGGGCCTGACGCCGTTATCCTGGGCAACCGCACCTATCGCAAAAACGGTGCCGTCTGCCATGAAATAACTGCCGGGATAGAGCGCCCCAAGACCGAAGCAGCGCAAGCTGCAGGCGCGCCTGCAGGTTGGGGCGAATGGCACAAGGAATGGATGCATCTCAAGGATCAGATCTTTGCCTTGATGAAGCCGGCCATTCAGCTTGAACGCCTCACGCCCCGCCAGCGTGTTGCTCTGGAATATTTGCAGCGCGAAGGTGTTTCTGACTCTGTGGCGGTTGACCTTTATCAGCGTTTGCTGGCCGAACCCGGAGCCTCTGTGCTTGAATGCCTCTGCGGCATGGTGCCGGTCAAGGCTTGGGGCGCGGAACAGTGGCGGCAGCGCATCCACCTGATGGCCGGGCCTTTCGGTTTTGGTAAAACCACAACGGCCCTGCGCTTTGCACTGCACCTGCGCAAACACGAGCCAGAAGCGCGCATTGCCTTTATCAACGCCGACTGCCTGCGCGGCAACGGCAGGCTGATTTTGCGCCACTGGGCGGAACTTTCCAATTTTACGTATATGGAAGCGCCGGACAAAGCCGCCATGGAACTTGCCCTGGCCGCCACCCGCGAGGCCCGCGCCGTATTCATTGATGTTCCCGGCCTTGACCGCAACGGCAATCTTGCCCACTGGCGGGCCGACATGGGCCTGGACACTGTGGAAGCTGCTACGCACCTTACGCTTTCGCCATTTTTTGACGCACTGCAAACACAGGCGTTTTTGCAAAGATACAAATTTGAAGGGCCTGGCTCCCTTGTATGGACCAAGCTGGACGAAGCCGTAAGCTTCGGCAATATTGTGAATGTGGCCTGCGCTGCCGGATTGCCGGTTTCAGCACTGTCGTTCGGCGCGGAACTCAAGGAAAGCCTTGCCCCGGCCACCGAGCCGCTGGTCTGGCGTCTTATTTTCAAAAGGCAACTTCCCGGCCAGGCCGCCTAG
- the flhA gene encoding flagellar biosynthesis protein FlhA: MAAVVIPQLDYARFSKNGEIFLAAGVVTILFVMLVPLPTFFLDFMLCISISISLLVLITTMFMTSPLEFTIFPSLLLVTTLLRLALNVASTRLILLNGNMGANAAGEVIRAFGQFVVGGSYVVGAVIFMILFILNKTVITAGTSRIAEVAARFTLDAMPGKQMAIEADLNAGLLDEEQANARRAGLRKEADFYGAMDGACKFVSGDVNAGMFITLVNLVGGIIIGMVQKDMDWNTALTTYSLLTIGDGLVSTIPSIIVSTGTGLLVSRAASEAKMGEEFLAQLTFNSRALKMVSGVLLLFALVPGLPTIPFLCISILIFVVSRLTENKDQEAANKAKADKKKKSSSGTADTPEEVQALLPLDTLELEVGYGLIPLVDEEQSGNLLARIRSIRRQFALDMGVVIPSLHLRDNLQLKPGQYALLIKGNQVASAEILVDHFLAMDPGNVTTKISGIETREPAFNLPALWIPDSQREEAMLAGYTVVDPATVIATHLTEVFKRQLADFLDRQGVQGLLDTVAKHSPKAVEDLVPNVLPLGVVQKVLQLLVRESVSIRDMLTIVETLGDFGSSVKNPDTLAEYVREKLSRAIVRPYLDSQGTLSVLTLAPNAERLVQEGIRHADNGVTFLSMNPAVAQRLVNNISTAADNAVNTDAQPVLLVTPIIRPHLAQIVTRFLPTVPVISQAEIPPDIRLQSVGVVSAD, encoded by the coding sequence ATGGCTGCCGTAGTAATCCCCCAGCTTGATTACGCTCGATTTTCAAAAAACGGCGAAATATTTCTTGCAGCCGGTGTGGTCACCATCCTGTTTGTCATGCTGGTGCCTCTGCCCACGTTTTTTCTCGATTTCATGCTCTGCATCAGTATTTCCATTTCACTGCTGGTGCTTATAACCACAATGTTCATGACCTCGCCGCTGGAATTTACCATCTTTCCTTCGCTGCTGCTGGTCACAACCCTTCTGCGGCTGGCGCTCAACGTTGCGTCCACCCGCCTTATTCTGCTCAACGGCAATATGGGCGCAAACGCCGCTGGCGAAGTCATCCGAGCGTTCGGCCAGTTTGTTGTGGGCGGCAGTTACGTTGTGGGCGCCGTTATCTTTATGATCCTGTTCATTCTGAACAAGACCGTTATCACCGCTGGTACTTCGCGTATCGCAGAAGTGGCGGCCCGCTTCACCTTGGACGCCATGCCCGGCAAGCAGATGGCCATTGAAGCCGACCTCAACGCTGGTTTGCTGGATGAAGAACAGGCCAATGCCCGCCGCGCAGGGCTGCGCAAGGAAGCAGATTTTTACGGCGCCATGGACGGTGCCTGCAAATTTGTTTCAGGCGACGTGAACGCAGGCATGTTCATCACCCTGGTGAACCTTGTGGGCGGCATCATCATTGGTATGGTCCAGAAAGATATGGACTGGAACACAGCCCTCACCACCTATTCTCTGCTGACCATCGGTGACGGCCTGGTTTCCACCATACCTTCCATCATTGTTTCCACAGGCACTGGCCTGCTGGTTTCGCGCGCCGCCTCCGAAGCCAAGATGGGCGAAGAATTTCTGGCCCAGCTTACCTTCAACAGCCGTGCGCTCAAGATGGTCTCGGGCGTGCTGCTGCTGTTTGCGCTGGTTCCCGGTCTGCCGACCATTCCCTTCCTCTGCATATCCATCCTCATCTTTGTGGTGAGCCGCCTCACGGAAAACAAGGATCAGGAGGCCGCCAACAAGGCCAAGGCAGACAAGAAAAAGAAAAGCAGTTCCGGCACCGCCGATACGCCGGAAGAGGTACAGGCCCTGTTGCCCCTTGATACACTTGAACTTGAAGTGGGCTACGGCCTCATCCCCCTGGTGGACGAAGAACAGAGCGGCAACCTGCTGGCCCGCATCCGCTCCATACGCCGACAGTTTGCGCTGGACATGGGCGTGGTCATTCCCTCGTTGCACCTGCGCGATAACCTGCAGCTCAAGCCCGGCCAGTATGCCCTGCTTATCAAGGGCAATCAGGTGGCTTCGGCAGAAATTCTGGTCGATCACTTTCTGGCCATGGATCCCGGCAACGTGACCACCAAGATCAGCGGCATTGAAACGCGCGAGCCTGCCTTTAACCTGCCTGCCCTGTGGATTCCAGACAGTCAGCGCGAGGAGGCCATGCTTGCGGGCTACACGGTGGTTGACCCGGCAACGGTTATCGCCACGCATCTGACGGAAGTGTTCAAGCGTCAGCTGGCCGACTTTCTTGACCGCCAGGGCGTGCAGGGGCTGCTGGACACGGTCGCCAAGCATTCGCCCAAGGCAGTGGAAGACCTGGTGCCCAACGTGCTGCCCCTTGGCGTGGTGCAGAAAGTGCTGCAACTGCTGGTGCGCGAAAGCGTCAGCATACGCGACATGCTCACCATTGTGGAAACTCTGGGCGACTTTGGCTCAAGCGTCAAAAATCCCGACACGCTGGCAGAATATGTGCGCGAAAAACTCTCCCGCGCCATCGTGCGGCCCTACCTGGACAGCCAGGGAACGCTTTCAGTGTTGACCCTTGCGCCCAATGCCGAGCGCCTGGTGCAGGAAGGCATTCGCCATGCCGACAACGGCGTGACCTTCCTCTCCATGAATCCGGCTGTGGCCCAGCGGCTGGTGAACAATATCAGCACGGCTGCCGACAATGCGGTGAATACCGATGCCCAGCCGGTGCTGCTGGTGACACCGATCATCCGCCCGCATCTGGCCCAGATTGTCACGCGCTTTCTCCCCACGGTGCCGGTCATCTCGCAGGCGGAGATTCCGCCCGACATCCGGCTGCAATCGGTGGGCGTGGTCAGCGCCGACTAA
- the flhB gene encoding flagellar biosynthesis protein FlhB has translation MFGSQEDPSRTEKATPKRVSKQREEGNVPKAPELGKAVSLLGGLCILYAWIGPMADDIKRLFRHFLSHSWEFDPNPENVYSLSIDVTLEIARMIMPILLTLGFLAFLAQRLQVGKLWTTKAIRPTLKRFNIIQGLKQMLASPQTALRTIKSLLFSLVLGIIPGWIIFKEHQNFLPMYYASTEGVATYMLQMAFKLTCYALLPIIAIAIFDVWQSRYAYNEGMKMTKSEVKDEQKQADGDPVVKGQQRRKMMEMMSKRMLADVPKADVVVTNPTHIAVALSYNTSEAPAPIVLAKGADNLAEKIKEVARENRIPIRENVPLARALYKSTEVGDMIPEELYKAVAAVLASIWKLKPKAARP, from the coding sequence ATGTTCGGTTCGCAGGAAGATCCAAGCAGAACAGAAAAAGCCACTCCAAAACGCGTCAGCAAGCAGCGTGAGGAGGGCAATGTTCCCAAAGCGCCAGAACTGGGCAAGGCCGTGAGCCTGCTTGGGGGCTTGTGTATTCTCTATGCCTGGATTGGCCCCATGGCCGACGACATCAAGCGCCTGTTCCGCCACTTTCTCAGCCACTCGTGGGAGTTCGATCCCAACCCTGAAAACGTCTACAGCCTCAGCATTGACGTCACGCTTGAAATTGCCCGTATGATCATGCCCATCCTGCTGACTCTGGGCTTTCTGGCCTTCCTGGCGCAACGCCTACAGGTGGGAAAACTCTGGACAACCAAGGCGATACGCCCCACATTGAAGCGCTTCAACATAATTCAGGGCCTCAAGCAGATGCTGGCATCGCCGCAAACAGCCCTGCGCACTATCAAGAGCCTGCTGTTTTCTCTTGTTCTCGGCATCATCCCCGGCTGGATCATCTTCAAGGAACATCAGAATTTTCTGCCCATGTACTACGCCAGCACCGAGGGCGTGGCGACCTACATGCTGCAAATGGCTTTCAAGCTGACCTGCTACGCGCTGCTGCCAATTATTGCCATTGCCATTTTTGACGTATGGCAGTCGCGCTATGCCTATAACGAAGGCATGAAAATGACCAAGTCGGAAGTGAAGGACGAGCAGAAGCAGGCTGATGGCGACCCCGTGGTCAAGGGGCAGCAGCGCAGAAAAATGATGGAAATGATGAGCAAACGCATGCTTGCCGACGTGCCCAAGGCGGATGTGGTGGTCACAAACCCCACGCACATAGCCGTGGCCCTGAGCTATAATACCTCGGAAGCTCCCGCGCCCATCGTGCTTGCCAAGGGCGCAGACAATCTGGCCGAAAAAATCAAGGAAGTAGCCCGCGAAAACAGGATTCCCATTCGCGAAAACGTACCTCTGGCACGGGCTTTGTATAAGTCCACAGAGGTGGGCGACATGATTCCCGAAGAGCTTTACAAAGCGGTGGCTGCTGTGCTGGCCAGCATCTGGAAGCTCAAGCCCAAGGCGGCAAGGCCCTAG
- a CDS encoding prephenate dehydrogenase/arogenate dehydrogenase family protein: MGAMLLARAESAGLNVAGVDVPLTPEVLAPACEGAELAIICVPAAVFSEVIATVCPHLLPGAVLADITSVKEIPLQQMEKVWAGPVVGTHPLFGPKPDPQADQPVAIVPGGHAGQIHVELASGFFTALGCRVFCTTAEKHDKAMASIQNMNFITSLAYFALLAEHEDLLPFLTPSFRRRQNAARKMLTEDARMFAGLFEANPYSYEAVRQYRQMLNLAAAGDIDLLSQRARWWWQEEEDQQTH, encoded by the coding sequence ATGGGCGCCATGCTGCTGGCTCGCGCCGAGTCGGCAGGGCTGAATGTGGCGGGTGTGGACGTGCCCCTGACGCCCGAAGTTCTGGCTCCCGCCTGCGAGGGGGCCGAACTGGCCATCATTTGCGTTCCTGCCGCTGTGTTCAGCGAGGTTATTGCTACGGTCTGCCCGCATCTGCTCCCTGGGGCTGTGCTGGCGGACATCACCTCCGTAAAGGAAATTCCGCTGCAACAGATGGAGAAGGTCTGGGCCGGGCCAGTGGTGGGCACGCATCCCCTCTTTGGCCCCAAGCCGGATCCGCAGGCAGACCAGCCCGTAGCTATTGTGCCGGGGGGCCATGCGGGGCAAATTCATGTGGAACTGGCCTCGGGCTTTTTTACAGCCCTTGGCTGCCGTGTTTTCTGCACCACGGCCGAAAAACACGACAAGGCCATGGCCAGCATCCAGAATATGAACTTCATCACCAGCCTGGCGTACTTCGCCCTGCTGGCGGAGCATGAGGACCTGCTGCCCTTTCTTACGCCTTCATTCCGCCGCCGCCAGAACGCTGCCCGAAAAATGCTGACAGAAGACGCGCGCATGTTCGCTGGCCTGTTTGAAGCCAATCCCTACAGCTACGAAGCTGTGCGCCAATACCGGCAGATGCTCAACCTCGCCGCCGCTGGCGATATTGACCTGCTCAGCCAGCGCGCCCGCTGGTGGTGGCAGGAAGAAGAGGATCAACAAACGCACTGA
- a CDS encoding 3-phosphoshikimate 1-carboxyvinyltransferase → MSQSTIIITEAEKQATASVTAPASKSVSHRYLIGAALAQGVSTVRHTLESRDLERTRAILCGAGASMETLPESTQASGAWRVTGMGGKPRGGATGYPLSCDVEESGTTCRLLTAVLAAGEGEFRIHGAPRMHERPIAELTDALKKLGLAATFEGKPDCPPLVLHAKGLNPALCGGEVTLGMDISSQYFSGLLLAAPMGPAPLSVTLGGQKAVSWPYVGLTLQCLTDYGIRFDVETRDEADAPWEMLPPGAWRELKAAHPGCLRVTVHPGAYRAGNYTVEGDWSGASYLLAAGALGLKPVRVEGLRTDSLQGDRAMLGILQRMGARMTMTEDSVTVYPSALHGVELDMGDCPDLVPTVAVLAAFAQGSTRISNVAHLRYKESDRISAPAQELAKAGVVIDQLSDGMLIHGLAGRGNGKPDCPRLPEGVSLSAHNDHRIAMSLALLGLRQPETNVRALLDDPLVVRKSFPQFWNIWEQLA, encoded by the coding sequence ATGAGCCAGAGCACCATTATCATCACTGAGGCCGAAAAGCAGGCCACGGCAAGCGTTACCGCACCCGCTTCCAAATCTGTTTCGCACCGCTACCTTATTGGCGCGGCGCTGGCTCAGGGAGTTTCCACAGTGCGGCATACCCTTGAAAGCCGCGACCTCGAACGCACCCGCGCCATCCTGTGCGGGGCCGGGGCGAGCATGGAAACCCTGCCTGAAAGCACCCAGGCCTCCGGCGCGTGGCGCGTGACGGGCATGGGCGGCAAGCCTCGCGGTGGCGCAACGGGCTACCCCCTTTCCTGTGATGTGGAAGAATCCGGCACCACATGCCGCCTGCTCACCGCCGTGCTGGCCGCTGGCGAGGGCGAATTTCGCATACACGGCGCGCCGCGCATGCACGAAAGGCCCATCGCAGAACTGACGGACGCACTCAAAAAGCTGGGGCTTGCCGCCACCTTTGAAGGCAAGCCCGACTGCCCGCCTCTGGTGCTGCACGCCAAGGGCCTCAACCCTGCCCTGTGTGGGGGCGAGGTGACGCTGGGCATGGATATTTCGAGCCAGTATTTTTCAGGCCTGTTGCTGGCGGCCCCCATGGGACCTGCGCCTTTGTCAGTAACGCTTGGCGGGCAGAAAGCCGTATCCTGGCCCTATGTGGGGCTGACCCTGCAATGCCTGACCGACTACGGCATCCGCTTTGACGTGGAAACCCGCGACGAGGCCGATGCTCCATGGGAAATGCTGCCTCCTGGCGCATGGCGCGAACTCAAGGCCGCGCATCCCGGCTGCCTGCGTGTGACAGTCCATCCCGGCGCGTACCGCGCGGGCAACTACACTGTTGAAGGCGACTGGTCTGGCGCGTCCTATCTGCTGGCCGCTGGCGCACTGGGCCTCAAGCCTGTGAGGGTTGAAGGTCTGCGCACGGATTCCCTGCAGGGCGACCGCGCCATGCTGGGCATTTTGCAACGCATGGGCGCGCGCATGACCATGACGGAAGATTCCGTCACCGTGTACCCCTCCGCCCTTCATGGCGTGGAGCTGGACATGGGCGACTGCCCCGACCTCGTGCCCACGGTAGCTGTGCTGGCCGCCTTTGCGCAGGGTTCCACGCGCATCAGCAATGTGGCCCATCTGCGTTATAAAGAGTCGGACCGCATCAGCGCCCCGGCGCAGGAGCTTGCCAAGGCTGGCGTGGTCATTGACCAGCTCTCAGACGGCATGCTCATTCACGGCCTGGCTGGACGCGGCAACGGCAAGCCAGATTGTCCGCGTTTGCCCGAGGGAGTTTCCCTCTCTGCCCACAACGACCACCGCATCGCCATGTCTCTGGCCCTGCTGGGACTGCGCCAGCCTGAAACAAATGTGCGCGCCCTGCTGGACGACCCGCTGGTGGTGCGCAAATCCTTTCCGCAATTCTGGAATATCTGGGAGCAACTGGCATGA